One window of Neisseria subflava genomic DNA carries:
- a CDS encoding polyamine aminopropyltransferase, whose product MPPRHPYRRLRPAKSHLPEVGISEEVNIRSLHLGSDTIQSSMNVDHPSELVLSYSRAMMGWLLFVETPPKHITQIGLGGGSFARWIDSYLPHTKQTAIDINPQVIAVARSLFELPHEGENFEIIEADGAEYIKVFRHNTDVILVDGFDGEQIIDALVEEPFFQDCRNALSPDGVFVTNWWSGDQRYQRFVERLLNVFDGRVLELPAESHGNVAVMAFQSSPKEQNLDNLKKRAEKLSEKYGLDFKRMLADLKANNQNNGKNFYL is encoded by the coding sequence ATGCCACCCCGCCATCCTTACCGCCGCCTGCGCCCAGCCAAATCCCATCTGCCCGAAGTCGGCATTTCCGAAGAAGTCAATATCCGTTCCCTACACTTGGGCAGCGACACCATTCAAAGCTCCATGAATGTCGATCATCCGTCCGAGCTGGTGTTGTCGTACAGCCGCGCCATGATGGGTTGGCTGCTGTTTGTAGAAACCCCGCCCAAACACATCACCCAAATCGGCTTGGGCGGAGGCTCGTTTGCCCGTTGGATAGACAGCTATCTGCCCCACACTAAGCAAACCGCCATTGACATCAATCCGCAAGTCATCGCCGTGGCGCGCAGCCTGTTTGAATTGCCGCACGAAGGCGAAAATTTTGAAATTATCGAGGCGGATGGCGCGGAATATATTAAAGTGTTCCGCCACAATACCGATGTGATTTTGGTAGATGGTTTTGACGGCGAACAGATTATCGATGCTTTGGTGGAAGAGCCCTTCTTCCAAGACTGCCGCAATGCCCTCTCTCCAGACGGCGTATTTGTCACCAACTGGTGGAGTGGCGACCAGCGTTATCAACGCTTTGTCGAACGCCTGCTCAACGTCTTTGACGGCCGCGTACTCGAGCTGCCTGCCGAGAGCCACGGCAACGTAGCGGTCATGGCATTCCAAAGCAGCCCTAAAGAACAAAATCTCGACAACCTGAAAAAACGCGCCGAAAAATTAAGCGAAAAATACGGCTTGGACTTCAAACGGATGCTTGCTGATTTGAAAGCCAACAATCAAAACAACGGCAAGAATTTTTATCTGTAA
- the panB gene encoding 3-methyl-2-oxobutanoate hydroxymethyltransferase produces the protein MITVNTLQKMKAEGEKIAMLTAYESSFAALMDNAGVDVLLVGDSLGMAVQGRQSTLPVSLQDMCYHTECVARGTKNAMIVSDLPFGAYQQSKEQAFAAAAELMAAGAHMVKLEGGVWMAETTEFLQMRGIPVCAHIGLTPQSVFAFGGYKVQGRGDKAEALLNDAKAHDAAGAAIVLMECVPAELAKKVTETVSCPTIGIGAGVDCDGQVLVMHDMLGIFPGKTAKFVKNFMQGKDSVQAAVKAYVDEVKAKTFPSVEHTFAG, from the coding sequence ATGATTACCGTAAACACTTTGCAAAAAATGAAAGCAGAGGGCGAGAAAATCGCCATGCTGACCGCTTATGAATCCAGCTTTGCCGCGCTGATGGACAATGCCGGCGTAGATGTACTGCTGGTAGGCGATTCTTTGGGCATGGCGGTGCAAGGTCGTCAGTCCACGTTGCCGGTGAGCTTGCAGGATATGTGCTACCACACTGAATGCGTGGCTCGCGGCACTAAAAATGCCATGATTGTCAGTGATTTGCCGTTTGGCGCATATCAGCAGAGCAAAGAGCAGGCATTTGCGGCGGCGGCAGAGTTGATGGCGGCCGGCGCGCATATGGTCAAGCTCGAAGGCGGTGTCTGGATGGCGGAGACCACTGAATTTCTGCAAATGCGCGGTATCCCTGTTTGCGCCCACATCGGCCTGACTCCGCAATCCGTGTTTGCATTCGGCGGCTATAAAGTACAAGGCCGCGGCGATAAGGCGGAAGCGTTGCTCAACGACGCCAAAGCGCATGATGCGGCAGGTGCGGCAATCGTATTGATGGAATGCGTTCCTGCAGAGTTGGCGAAAAAAGTAACCGAAACCGTTTCTTGCCCGACCATCGGTATTGGTGCAGGCGTGGATTGCGACGGTCAGGTTTTGGTGATGCACGATATGCTCGGCATTTTCCCCGGTAAAACCGCCAAATTCGTGAAAAACTTTATGCAGGGCAAAGACAGTGTTCAAGCTGCGGTCAAAGCCTATGTGGATGAAGTCAAAGCAAAAACGTTCCCATCTGTCGAACATACGTTTGCCGGATAA
- the panC gene encoding pantoate--beta-alanine ligase, protein MQIIHTIKELREWRKTAGKVAFVPTMGNLHEGHLALVREAKKRADNVVVSIFVNRLQFGQGEDFDKYPRTLQQDADKLAGEGVAVVFAPDEKELYPNVEQRFNVEPPHLQNELCGKFRPGHFRGVATVVTKLFNIVQPDTACFGKKDYQQLAIIKGFVEDLNFNIDIVPVDTGRASDGLALSSRNQYLSEAERAEAPRLYQELQNIASALKNGNLDYAQLEAECIRRLTDTGWVVDYVEIRHAHSLAVAHVGDKELVVLAAARLGTTRLIDNLEVALA, encoded by the coding sequence ATGCAAATTATTCATACGATTAAAGAATTGCGCGAGTGGCGCAAAACTGCCGGAAAAGTGGCATTTGTGCCGACCATGGGCAATCTGCACGAAGGCCATCTTGCGCTGGTGCGCGAAGCGAAAAAACGTGCTGATAACGTTGTGGTCAGCATTTTTGTCAACCGTCTGCAATTCGGACAAGGCGAAGATTTCGACAAATATCCGCGCACTTTGCAACAAGATGCCGACAAATTGGCAGGTGAGGGCGTTGCCGTCGTGTTCGCGCCTGATGAAAAAGAGCTGTATCCGAATGTGGAACAGCGTTTCAATGTCGAGCCTCCGCACCTGCAAAACGAATTGTGCGGCAAATTCCGTCCGGGCCATTTCCGCGGCGTGGCGACCGTTGTAACCAAGTTGTTCAATATTGTTCAACCCGATACCGCCTGTTTCGGCAAAAAAGACTATCAGCAGCTGGCGATTATCAAAGGCTTTGTCGAAGACTTGAACTTCAATATCGACATTGTTCCTGTCGATACCGGCCGCGCTTCAGACGGCCTGGCACTTTCCAGCCGCAACCAATATTTGAGCGAAGCAGAGCGCGCAGAAGCGCCACGCCTCTATCAAGAGTTGCAAAACATTGCCTCCGCCCTGAAAAACGGCAATCTGGATTACGCCCAGCTTGAGGCCGAATGTATCCGCCGTTTGACCGATACCGGCTGGGTGGTTGATTACGTTGAAATCCGCCATGCACACAGCTTGGCAGTGGCTCATGTTGGCGATAAAGAATTGGTGGTGCTTGCCGCCGCCCGTTTGGGTACCACGCGCCTGATTGATAATTTGGAAGTGGCTTTGGCTTAA
- a CDS encoding DUF4424 family protein, producing MKQKALILLFLLAGAAHANDSMGTVSTSGIKYLKNPHIDMQSEDLHISERQIRVHYKFKNTSSQDITETVLFPLPIVPAATVSDFADTKGLVDSFRIYVNGKSVRPQAHVRAYFERRNGSLVDVTADLKKCGLSDQELMHPWTQNKDAEKLNKKIRTCSSPKIKSLLPASELNTMGWTYWSAQIIYSWKQTFKANAVTEIKHQYTPLVGGSFLPSLKAKDSKAFIDEYCMDENFLKNFKNVKGGSKVYHHLGYVLTTGANWAKPIGKFTLTIDREPNTVLSLCWDKSLRKVGPNRFQAVKENFLPKKDLDIIFVYD from the coding sequence ATGAAACAAAAAGCTTTAATCTTGCTTTTTCTGCTGGCTGGGGCCGCTCATGCCAATGACAGTATGGGTACGGTCAGTACAAGCGGCATCAAATATCTGAAAAATCCGCATATCGATATGCAGAGCGAAGATTTGCACATCAGCGAAAGGCAAATCCGCGTGCATTACAAGTTTAAGAACACCTCCTCGCAAGACATTACTGAAACTGTTCTTTTTCCTTTGCCCATCGTTCCTGCGGCTACAGTTTCCGACTTTGCCGACACCAAGGGCTTGGTTGACAGCTTCCGCATTTACGTCAACGGCAAATCTGTCCGCCCGCAAGCCCACGTCCGCGCCTATTTTGAACGGCGTAACGGCTCGCTGGTGGACGTGACCGCCGATTTGAAAAAATGTGGTTTGAGCGATCAGGAGTTGATGCACCCGTGGACACAAAACAAAGATGCCGAAAAGCTTAATAAGAAAATTCGTACTTGCAGCTCGCCTAAAATCAAATCCTTGCTTCCAGCCAGCGAATTGAACACAATGGGCTGGACGTATTGGTCGGCGCAGATTATTTACAGCTGGAAGCAAACCTTTAAAGCCAACGCCGTAACCGAAATCAAACACCAATACACCCCGCTGGTCGGCGGCAGCTTCCTGCCTTCGCTTAAAGCCAAAGACAGCAAAGCATTCATAGATGAGTACTGCATGGATGAAAACTTCCTTAAAAACTTTAAAAATGTGAAAGGAGGTTCAAAGGTCTATCACCATTTGGGCTATGTCCTGACCACAGGTGCCAACTGGGCAAAACCTATCGGTAAATTCACTTTGACCATAGACCGCGAGCCCAATACTGTGTTGTCACTCTGCTGGGACAAATCCTTGCGCAAAGTAGGGCCGAACCGCTTCCAAGCAGTCAAAGAAAATTTCCTGCCGAAGAAAGACTTGGACATTATTTTCGTTTATGACTAA
- the mutS gene encoding DNA mismatch repair protein MutS has protein sequence MSKPTVSPMMQQYLAIKSQHADKLVFYRMGDFYELFLDDAVEAAKLLDITLTTRGQMDGVPIKMAGVPFHAAEQYLARLVKMGKSVAVCEQVGEVGAGKGPVERKVVRIVTPGTLTDAAFLEDKETNRIVAVNADKKNVAIAWASLQSGEFKTKLTTADKLADELARLQAAEILLPEGKSLPDGFQATSSNITRLNSWQFAADAGAKLLTEYFGCQDLHGFGLDGKEHEAAVGAAGALLNYIRLTQNLMPQHLDGISLETDSQYIGMDAATRRNLEITQTLSGKKSPTLFSILDGCATHMGSRLLALWLHHPLRSRAHIRARQEAVAALGSQNETLQGRLKNIADIERIAARIAVGNARPRDLAALRDSLFALSEIELSAEGSSLLETLKAVFPETLPVAETLKAAVMPEPAVWLKDGGVINQGYSAELDELRHIQNHGDEFLLDLEARERERTGLSTLKVEFNRVHGFYIELSKVQAEQAPADYQRRQTLKNAERFITPELKTFEDKVLTAQEQALALEKRLFEALLKEVQTALPQLQKAAKAAAALDVLSTFAAIAAERGFVCPEFADYPVIHIENGRHPVVEQQVRHFTANHTRLDHKHRLMLLTGPNMGGKSTYMRQVAHIVLMAHTGSFVPADAAQIGPIDQIFTRIGASDDLASNRSTFMVEMSETAYILHHATEQSLVLMDEVGRGTSTFDGLALAQAIAEHLLQKNKSFSFFATHYFELTKLPEAHATAVNMHLSALEQGQDIVFLHHIEPGPASKSYGIAVAKLAGLPNRALKSAQKHLNDLENQAAANRPQLDIFSAMPSENGEDEEGKEQEVEPVDNLQTNELTEALAQIQPDNLTPREALDALYRLKDICNKAS, from the coding sequence ATGTCCAAACCCACCGTTTCCCCGATGATGCAGCAGTATCTCGCCATCAAATCGCAACACGCCGACAAGCTGGTGTTTTACCGCATGGGCGATTTTTATGAGTTGTTTTTGGATGACGCAGTGGAGGCGGCAAAGCTGTTGGACATTACCCTGACCACGCGCGGGCAGATGGACGGCGTGCCGATTAAGATGGCGGGTGTGCCGTTTCATGCGGCGGAGCAGTATCTTGCGCGACTGGTTAAGATGGGCAAAAGCGTGGCGGTGTGCGAGCAGGTGGGCGAAGTTGGCGCGGGTAAAGGGCCGGTAGAGCGCAAAGTCGTGCGCATCGTAACGCCCGGCACGCTGACTGACGCGGCGTTTTTGGAAGACAAGGAAACCAACCGCATTGTAGCGGTGAACGCAGACAAGAAAAACGTTGCCATCGCATGGGCTTCTTTGCAAAGCGGCGAATTCAAAACCAAGCTGACGACGGCGGACAAACTTGCCGACGAGCTGGCGCGTTTGCAGGCGGCGGAAATCCTGTTGCCCGAAGGCAAAAGCCTTCCTGACGGTTTTCAGGCAACCTCCTCCAACATCACGCGCCTGAACTCGTGGCAGTTTGCCGCCGACGCGGGCGCGAAATTGTTGACCGAATATTTCGGCTGCCAAGACCTGCACGGCTTCGGTTTGGACGGCAAAGAACACGAAGCCGCCGTCGGCGCGGCGGGCGCGCTGTTGAACTACATCCGCCTGACGCAAAACCTGATGCCGCAACACCTCGACGGCATTTCGCTTGAAACCGACAGCCAATATATCGGCATGGACGCCGCCACGCGCCGCAATCTCGAAATCACGCAAACCCTCTCCGGTAAGAAATCTCCGACCCTGTTTTCCATACTTGACGGTTGCGCCACCCACATGGGCAGCCGCCTCTTGGCACTCTGGCTGCACCACCCCTTACGCAGCCGCGCCCATATCCGCGCCCGCCAAGAAGCCGTTGCCGCATTGGGTTCACAAAACGAAACCTTGCAAGGCCGTCTGAAAAACATCGCGGACATCGAACGCATCGCCGCCCGCATCGCCGTCGGTAACGCCCGCCCGCGCGATCTTGCCGCCCTGCGCGACAGCCTGTTTGCCCTGTCCGAAATCGAATTGTCCGCCGAGGGTAGCAGTCTCTTAGAAACCCTCAAAGCCGTTTTCCCCGAAACCCTGCCCGTCGCCGAAACCCTCAAAGCCGCCGTAATGCCCGAACCTGCCGTCTGGCTCAAAGACGGCGGCGTTATCAACCAAGGCTATTCGGCAGAACTTGACGAGTTGCGCCACATCCAAAACCACGGCGACGAATTCCTGCTCGACCTCGAAGCGCGCGAACGCGAACGCACCGGCCTCTCCACCCTCAAAGTCGAGTTCAACCGCGTCCACGGCTTCTACATCGAGCTATCCAAAGTTCAAGCTGAACAAGCCCCCGCCGACTACCAACGCCGCCAGACCCTGAAAAACGCCGAACGCTTCATCACTCCTGAACTCAAAACCTTCGAAGACAAAGTCCTGACCGCGCAAGAGCAGGCATTGGCACTGGAAAAACGCCTGTTTGAAGCCCTGCTGAAAGAAGTTCAGACGGCCTTGCCGCAGCTTCAAAAAGCAGCCAAAGCCGCCGCCGCCCTCGACGTACTTTCTACGTTTGCCGCCATTGCCGCTGAACGCGGCTTCGTTTGTCCTGAGTTCGCCGACTACCCCGTCATCCATATCGAAAACGGCCGCCATCCCGTCGTCGAGCAACAAGTGCGCCACTTTACCGCCAACCACACACGCCTCGACCACAAACACCGCCTCATGCTCCTGACCGGCCCCAATATGGGCGGCAAATCCACCTACATGCGCCAAGTTGCCCACATCGTTCTCATGGCGCACACCGGCAGCTTCGTGCCTGCCGATGCCGCCCAAATCGGTCCCATCGACCAAATCTTTACCCGTATCGGCGCATCGGACGATTTAGCTTCCAATCGCTCGACCTTCATGGTCGAAATGAGCGAAACCGCCTACATCCTCCACCACGCCACCGAGCAATCCCTCGTCCTCATGGACGAAGTCGGTCGCGGCACTTCGACTTTTGACGGCCTCGCCCTTGCCCAAGCCATTGCCGAACATTTGCTGCAAAAAAACAAATCCTTCAGCTTCTTCGCCACCCACTATTTCGAGCTGACCAAACTGCCTGAAGCCCATGCAACCGCAGTCAATATGCACCTTTCGGCGCTCGAGCAAGGACAAGACATCGTCTTCCTCCACCACATCGAGCCAGGTCCTGCCAGCAAAAGCTACGGTATCGCCGTCGCCAAACTCGCAGGTCTGCCCAACCGCGCTTTGAAATCGGCTCAAAAGCATTTAAACGATTTGGAAAACCAAGCTGCCGCCAACCGTCCGCAGTTGGATATTTTCAGCGCCATGCCGTCTGAAAATGGGGAGGATGAGGAAGGGAAAGAACAAGAAGTTGAGCCTGTTGATAATTTGCAGACCAATGAATTGACTGAAGCGTTGGCGCAAATTCAGCCCGACAACCTCACGCCGCGCGAAGCCTTGGATGCCTTGTATCGTTTGAAAGATATCTGCAACAAGGCGTCGTAA
- a CDS encoding DUF5672 family protein, with the protein MSFTDITVVGITGADSYTEGTMYAIIRSCAELPGSRGLLISPSCPQGLPENIRHQLCRKFGYLEYNLFVLYQLMYYIDTDYCLIVQNDGWVLNGQNWQDAYREYDYIGAPLPILLETEADGQFFLKGTDQYLAKQHLIQTSPNLDEPQNGGFSLRSRRLLTMPRQLGLNVEIRPPLPPKDEKIADMEWLIQLHHEDMFLTAQHRYRLQDLGLKFAPPDIATQFSSETLFINRMRNVPLERVFGAHWMGNVVLTSCNRVRFAQLNGDELETFSRFFRNLGYECE; encoded by the coding sequence ATGAGTTTTACTGATATTACCGTGGTTGGTATTACCGGCGCAGATTCTTATACCGAGGGCACGATGTATGCCATTATCCGCAGCTGTGCCGAATTGCCTGGAAGCCGTGGATTGCTGATCAGCCCGAGCTGTCCTCAAGGTTTGCCGGAAAATATCCGACATCAGCTTTGCCGGAAATTCGGTTATCTGGAATACAATCTGTTTGTTTTGTACCAACTGATGTATTACATTGATACGGATTATTGTTTGATTGTTCAAAATGACGGATGGGTGCTGAACGGTCAAAACTGGCAGGATGCCTATCGGGAATATGACTATATCGGCGCACCTTTGCCGATTTTGTTGGAAACCGAAGCAGACGGGCAGTTTTTCCTGAAGGGAACAGACCAATATTTGGCCAAACAACATCTGATTCAGACTTCTCCGAATTTGGACGAGCCGCAGAACGGCGGTTTCAGCCTGCGCAGCAGACGGCTTTTAACCATGCCGCGACAACTGGGTTTAAATGTAGAAATCCGACCGCCTTTACCGCCGAAAGACGAAAAAATTGCCGATATGGAATGGCTGATACAGCTGCACCACGAAGATATGTTTTTGACGGCGCAACACCGTTATAGATTGCAGGACTTGGGTTTGAAATTCGCGCCTCCGGATATTGCTACGCAATTTTCTTCAGAAACACTGTTTATCAATCGAATGAGGAATGTCCCTTTAGAGCGCGTCTTTGGGGCACACTGGATGGGCAATGTGGTCTTGACCAGCTGCAACCGTGTCCGGTTTGCCCAATTGAATGGTGATGAGTTGGAAACATTCTCCCGTTTTTTTAGAAATTTGGGTTATGAATGTGAATAA
- a CDS encoding DUF4198 domain-containing protein, whose amino-acid sequence MKQWMLLGLLGLGAVAQAHDVWVAAPTHQPAGKILHADLGYSHDFPNVEKIADDRVHIFKPLQLTDSSKKTVDLVNKGENYQYVSKAALPAGSYWVSATYQPTFWSKNQDGWKQQTLKQLAGATYCEQSQMFGKSFVHVGNGAVDEAVLTRPIGQELELVPLKNPNAVKAGGILPVKVLYKGEPLVKATVTASSDTLAEMDLESTHDHREPQGFSGKTDKNGVVNVITLIDGLWKIKVVNESDYGDKSVCQKDNTYATLIVPVGTNRAAARHAHHHQH is encoded by the coding sequence ATGAAACAATGGATGCTTTTAGGATTGCTGGGATTGGGCGCAGTGGCACAGGCACACGATGTTTGGGTGGCCGCACCGACACATCAGCCTGCCGGCAAAATCCTGCATGCGGATTTGGGTTACAGCCACGACTTCCCCAATGTCGAAAAAATCGCCGATGACCGCGTGCATATTTTCAAACCGCTGCAATTGACCGACAGCTCAAAGAAAACCGTTGATTTGGTAAATAAGGGCGAAAACTATCAATACGTTTCCAAAGCCGCCCTGCCCGCAGGCTCCTACTGGGTCAGCGCGACCTACCAACCGACTTTCTGGTCGAAAAACCAAGACGGCTGGAAACAGCAAACCTTGAAACAGCTGGCCGGTGCCACCTATTGCGAACAATCGCAAATGTTCGGCAAGAGTTTCGTCCACGTGGGCAACGGCGCAGTCGATGAAGCGGTATTGACCCGCCCTATCGGCCAAGAGCTGGAACTGGTTCCGCTGAAAAATCCGAACGCAGTCAAAGCCGGCGGTATTTTGCCGGTCAAAGTCCTGTACAAAGGAGAGCCTTTGGTTAAAGCCACCGTTACCGCCAGCTCGGACACTTTGGCCGAAATGGACTTGGAATCAACCCATGACCACCGCGAGCCTCAGGGCTTCTCCGGCAAAACCGATAAAAACGGCGTGGTCAATGTGATTACGCTGATTGACGGCTTGTGGAAAATCAAAGTGGTGAACGAGAGCGATTATGGCGATAAAAGCGTATGTCAGAAAGACAATACTTACGCAACGCTGATTGTGCCTGTCGGCACCAACCGCGCGGCCGCACGCCATGCCCACCATCATCAACATTAA